The following nucleotide sequence is from Candidatus Lernaella stagnicola.
GCACCGTTTCGTCCTTATATTGCGGCCCGATAACTTCGCGCACCAAAGCATGGGGGCGCGCCCATGGGTATCCTGGAACTCAAAAACGTCTCACTGGAACTCGACGGTCACCCGATTCTAAACGGCGTGTCGATCGATTTCTGGGAAGGACACATCCACGCCCTCGTGGGACCGAACGGCGCGGGAAAATCCACCCTCGCCGCCACCATCATGGGCCTGCCCGGTTACACCCACATGGGCGGCGATATCCTTTTCGAAGGCGAATCCCTGCGCGGCGTACCGCTGGATGAGCGGGCGCGTCGCGGCATCACCCTGGGTTGGCAGGAGCCGGCGCGTTTCGAGGGCCTGACGGTCGAGAAATTTCTCAAAGCCGGCGCGAAAGACAAGTCGCCCGCAGGTGTTCGTGACGTGCTTTCGCAGGTCGGCCTCGACCCGGACGCCTACCTCGCGCGCGCCGTGGACAAGACGCTCAGCGGTGGCGAGCGCAAGCGCATCGAACTCGCGTCGATTCTCGCGGTGGAGCCCAAGGTCGTGCTGATGGACGAACCCGATTCGGGCATCGACGTCGAAGCCCTCAACCGCATTTTCGAGGCCCTGCGCACGCTCAAGACGCAAGGGTCGACAGTCATTCTGATCACGCACAGTACGACGGTGTTGGAGCAGGCCGAGCATTGTTTCCTGATGTGTTGCGGCCAAGTCGTCGAAAAGGGCCCGGTCGATAAGGTCGGCCTGTTTTTCGAAGACAAATGCCAGCCCTGCCGCCATCCCAATTTCCCCGACATCGACGAATCCGGAGCCTAGACATGGCCGTTGAAGATACCATCCGCGAGATTTTCGATTCGATCAACATGAGCCACCATCTGCCTGACGACGTGGCGCACATCGAGATCAACCACAACCAGGTGCTGGCCAGCCACACCGTGCCCGGCCTGGAGATCGACGCCCAAGAGCTGCCCGACGGCGTCGAGGCGACATTCCGCGTGCGGGCGGGTCATCACATCGCCAAGCCCGTTCACCTCTGTTTCGGCATGCTGCCCGAAAGCGGCGTGCAGCGGATCATCCTGCACGTCCACATCGAGGACGGCGCGAAGGTGGAAGTCGTCGCGCACTGCACCTTCCCCAACGCGGTCGACGTGCAGCACTTGATGAACGCCGACATTCACATCGGCGAAAACGCCGAGTACTCCTACTTCGAGCGCCACGTGCACGGCCCCGACGGCGGCGTCACCGTCGTGCCCAAGGCCACGGTCACGGTCGCGGAAGGCGGTCGCTTCAAAACCGAATTCGAGTTGATCAAAGGCCGCGTCGGCATCATGGACATTGAATACGAAACGACTTGCCAGGCCCACGCGGTGGTCGAAATGGTCGCCCGCATGAGCGCTCGCGGCGACGATCGGATCCGCATTCACGAAATCGCGAACCTGGTCGGCGAGCATTCGCGCGGCGTGCTCAACAGCTACATCGCCCTGCGCGGCCAAGCCAAAGCGGAAATTCGCAACACGCTGCGGGCAACGGCGGCGCACGCCCGCGGTCACGTCGACTGCAAGGAAATCGTGCAGGATGAAGCGGTCGCCTCGGCGATTCCCGTTGTCGAAGTGTTGCATCCCAAAGCGCACGTGACGCACGAGGCCGCCATCGGCAGTGTCGATTCCAAGCAACTGCAAACTTTGATGTCGCGCGGCTTGAGCGAGGACGAAGCCGTGGATTTGATTATCGAGGGATTGCTTAGCTGAGGCCTACTTCCACTCGCCGGCGGCCGCGAGCGTGGCGATGCGCCGTCCCAACTCGCTTTCACCAGCCATGCCGTCATACCGGCCGGATTTGGCCACGCGCCGCAGATTTCGCAAGGTATTGAACGGCACGTTTTTGCTCTGCGAATTGGCGATGGAAATCGGAATCGCCCCGCCGGGATCGGCGCGGTTGACGTACACGGCTTGCGTGCTGTTCGCGCCCAACCACGTAAGCTCCCAACGACTGCGCAACTGCGTGATGCGCACCAAGCCCTCGCGCGGCGGTACGTCGGCGTCCTGCGTGTCACGAAAGCGAAAAACGACTTTGCGCTCGTCCAACTTCCAGATTTCCTCGCGGCGCGAAACCAAGTCGCGATCCTTGAGCGGCCATGGCGCCCCGCTGACGTGGTAGAGGATTTCGGTGCGCGGTCCCGACCGCCTTACGACGCGGGCGCTTTGCGTGCGATCCATCCAAGCCGGATGGCCTTCGACGTGCCGCACCACCGCTGCGACGACGGCGAGCGGAGCCTTGATCGTCGCCACGCCGCGGAACTCATCGAGGTCCGAGCCGTCCACTGGCCGCACCGCCACAACAATGCCGTCCCGGTCCAGCACGCGCCGCCACTCGGCATCGGCCGCGGCAGCCAGCGCGACGGTTACCGCAAGCAACAGCGCGATTGCGCAAAGTCGATTCATTCGGATGATCCAGACGCTTGATACACGCAACGAAAGCCGTCGTGCAGATTGCGGTCGAAGGGCGAATTCATGTCGCTCTGATCGTTGGCGGCAAGAGCTGGACTAAATTCCCACGCCCCGCCGAGAACGCGGTATTGATCGATCCATTCGTACGCATTGCCCGCCAGATTGAAAACGCCCTCCGGCGACGCCCCGGCCGTAAAGGCATCGACCGGCGCCCACATGGGGTAGCCGTCCGCATCCCCCGTAAAGTTGGCGCGATGGGTGAAGTCGGTCTCGTTCCCCCACGGGTAGCGGAAGCCGCGCTGCTCCCCGGCGACTCGCTTCCACTCGTCGAAGGTCGGCAAGCGGCCGCCGTAGTGCCGGCAGAAAGCATCCGCGCCGTGCCAACTGACGTGGAACACCGGCCACACCGCCGCACCCTCATACGCGCGAAACCGGCCGTCGAGATATACAATCCGCGCCGCCGGGTCCTTGATCGAGTAATACGCCACGACCTCGTCGAAAGAGAAATTCATCTCATTCAGGAACGCGGCGTACCGGGCGTGTGTGACCTCATATTTCTCGATCTCAAACGCGGGTGAATCCTCGCCGGCCGGAATGGACACACGCTCGGCGTAGCGGTCGGCGTCGGTTCCGGCCGCCGCCAACTGCTCTCCGACCGGTTTGCGACGTGTCGCCAAAAAGAGAATCCGCGCGTTCGCGTCGGCACCCACCGCGGCCTTGTCCCATACCTCGTCGCCCGCCCGAAACATCGAATAAACGGCCAAACTCGCCGGCGCCAAAACAGCCTGGGCGAGTGCGGGGTTGCTGCGCTTGTCGGGTAGGATTCGCGTGGAATCGGTTAGTTGGAACCGGCGCACCTCAACCTGCGGCGGGGCCAGATCGCGCAGCGAATCCTCAACCAGCAGCACCGTGCCTTTCGGCAGCGCCGCGAGCGCGGCTAGGATATCGGTCATCCCCGCGCGGTTGGCCGCATCGGTGTCTTCGTGGGGAATGACGGTGACAGAAGTCGCGGCGGTTTTCTGCGGGCCATTGTCGGCAGCGGGTTCGCTCGATTTCCGCCCGCCTTCCCGGCAGCCGAAACAGAAACACATGCATATCAAGACCAACGCGATGGT
It contains:
- a CDS encoding ABC transporter ATP-binding protein; this translates as MGILELKNVSLELDGHPILNGVSIDFWEGHIHALVGPNGAGKSTLAATIMGLPGYTHMGGDILFEGESLRGVPLDERARRGITLGWQEPARFEGLTVEKFLKAGAKDKSPAGVRDVLSQVGLDPDAYLARAVDKTLSGGERKRIELASILAVEPKVVLMDEPDSGIDVEALNRIFEALRTLKTQGSTVILITHSTTVLEQAEHCFLMCCGQVVEKGPVDKVGLFFEDKCQPCRHPNFPDIDESGA
- a CDS encoding SufD family Fe-S cluster assembly protein is translated as MAVEDTIREIFDSINMSHHLPDDVAHIEINHNQVLASHTVPGLEIDAQELPDGVEATFRVRAGHHIAKPVHLCFGMLPESGVQRIILHVHIEDGAKVEVVAHCTFPNAVDVQHLMNADIHIGENAEYSYFERHVHGPDGGVTVVPKATVTVAEGGRFKTEFELIKGRVGIMDIEYETTCQAHAVVEMVARMSARGDDRIRIHEIANLVGEHSRGVLNSYIALRGQAKAEIRNTLRATAAHARGHVDCKEIVQDEAVASAIPVVEVLHPKAHVTHEAAIGSVDSKQLQTLMSRGLSEDEAVDLIIEGLLS
- a CDS encoding START domain-containing protein produces the protein MNRLCAIALLLAVTVALAAAADAEWRRVLDRDGIVVAVRPVDGSDLDEFRGVATIKAPLAVVAAVVRHVEGHPAWMDRTQSARVVRRSGPRTEILYHVSGAPWPLKDRDLVSRREEIWKLDERKVVFRFRDTQDADVPPREGLVRITQLRSRWELTWLGANSTQAVYVNRADPGGAIPISIANSQSKNVPFNTLRNLRRVAKSGRYDGMAGESELGRRIATLAAAGEWK
- a CDS encoding SUMF1/EgtB/PvdO family nonheme iron enzyme, with product MKTSRISPGLPDLSTIALVLICMCFCFGCREGGRKSSEPAADNGPQKTAATSVTVIPHEDTDAANRAGMTDILAALAALPKGTVLLVEDSLRDLAPPQVEVRRFQLTDSTRILPDKRSNPALAQAVLAPASLAVYSMFRAGDEVWDKAAVGADANARILFLATRRKPVGEQLAAAGTDADRYAERVSIPAGEDSPAFEIEKYEVTHARYAAFLNEMNFSFDEVVAYYSIKDPAARIVYLDGRFRAYEGAAVWPVFHVSWHGADAFCRHYGGRLPTFDEWKRVAGEQRGFRYPWGNETDFTHRANFTGDADGYPMWAPVDAFTAGASPEGVFNLAGNAYEWIDQYRVLGGAWEFSPALAANDQSDMNSPFDRNLHDGFRCVYQASGSSE